The following nucleotide sequence is from Alteromonas sp. V450.
CTCTTTCGCAACAAGGGTTTTCAGCAGCGCTTCTTTTTTGTCGTAAAACTCAATTTTTTGAACCCGAAAATGCGCTTTATCAATCCATACTTTTTGGAAGGAGTAGCCGGAGAATTCGTAAACTGGTGTTTGTTTTAAAACGTAACAGTCCTCTCCATTCACATTGTCTTCACCTAAAAGCGTGTAAGAAAATTTCTCTACTTCATAAGAGGTCATATCTTCGAAAGCGAATTCACTTCCAACGAAAGGACCGCTCTTGTTTTTCGATGAAATCCTTTTAACCCGTTTCAATGCTGGTAGATAAATCCATTGTTCATCGGCAGTAGCTATGTGAGAAAAGCTTAAAAAAGCGGTGCCAGCAACGTCTCTTGGCGAGTTAAATACGGTTAATGCCTTGTCGCCATCATTCGTTACCTCTAATGATTTTATACTCAGCTCTCGTGTTGCTTCCTGACCTTGTGCATTTTTCAAAAGCATAGAAACTTCAGCCTCTGACGCATGCCACCCTGTATCTCTGACTTTGCGCTCTTTAGCGATTGCTAACGCCTCGTCGTCAGCAGCTACCGAAACATGAGCGTTAAGTAACGTACAAAATACAAAACTCAAAATAAACGTCGTTTGGATTATGGCTTTCATATTAAGATTCCTTTTGCAGTTTCGCTTTGGTTCCCATCCACAGCAGAAGCGAAGGTAAAAAGACAAAGTCTACAAGTAGTGCTGCAATAATTATTATAATCGTCATTAAGCCCATGTGCGCATTAAGCATGAAACTAGAAGATGCTAACGCGCTAAAACCAATCACTAACACCGCTGTCGTTGTCGTTAAAGCCATTCCCACAGACTCAAACGCAAACAAAATACTCTGTTCAACGCCTTTCCCCACTTTTTCTGCCATTTGATATTTAGACAAAAAATGCACGGTATCATCAACAATGATCCCCATGGTCATACTGATAACCACAGAAAGTGCCATGTTTATCTCGCCCGATACCAATCCCCATATTCCAAAGCCCACTGCCGCAGGAAGCAGATTTGTCACTAAGCTTATTACGCCTAAACGAAACGACTTTAAGGCGAAAAGAATTAAAACCGATATCAGCACAAGGGCAATTACACTTCCCCACACCATGCTCTTCATATTCCTCTCGCCGATGTGCGCAAACATCAGTGGGGGGCTTGCTGCTTCTATACGATAATCATTTCCTAAGCTTTGAAAATAGTGTTTTGCCTGTTGCTCTAAGCGAGTGAAGTCGTTGCTACCTAGATTTTTTGTTACCGCAATAACGCGCAAAGCAGATTTATCGATATCTATTTGATTGCCAAGGTCAAGCCCAAATGGCAACGACATTTCGTATAGCAATAAGTATTGAGAGGCTAACTCTGCTGTCTCAGGAATGGTAAAGTATTCATCGGCATCATTATTCAAATTTTTATTAAGTCGCTTAAGCGTATCGGTAAACGTAAGAACGTGATTAACCGACTCTTGTTGATTTAACCAGGCAGCGAAATTTTCGATATCTCTCAAAAAGGCGGGCGACGTTATACCATACGGTTCATCGGTATAGATAACGAAGTCGATGTTAGACATTCCCCCTAGTTTTTTTTCATTCACATCAA
It contains:
- a CDS encoding outer membrane lipoprotein-sorting protein, translated to MKAIIQTTFILSFVFCTLLNAHVSVAADDEALAIAKERKVRDTGWHASEAEVSMLLKNAQGQEATRELSIKSLEVTNDGDKALTVFNSPRDVAGTAFLSFSHIATADEQWIYLPALKRVKRISSKNKSGPFVGSEFAFEDMTSYEVEKFSYTLLGEDNVNGEDCYVLKQTPVYEFSGYSFQKVWIDKAHFRVQKIEFYDKKEALLKTLVAKEYTLYEGKFWRPLRTEVKNAQTGKATYLITQSITFDTDLTSKDFNKNSLKRAR